GGCCGTGCGTAGGCCGGGTATGCGTCGCTGCCGGGCGCGCCCACGCGGCGGAGCCGCGTGAGGTCACCGGCCCGCGCCCCTGACGATGCCGTCAGGCCAGTGTCGGGGCCTTGCGCCTCGCGCCGCCCGGGGCCGCGTCGCCCGCCGCGATGCCCGTGCTGCGGTAGGCCCTGACCGTCTTGCCCGCCGGGCGGCCGGTGTTGTCGGCGAGCCAGTCCACGCGGACCCACAGCAGGGCCTCGCCGGACTGTTCGCGGCGGCCGATCCAGGCGGACTTGAGCCACAGGCCCGCGCCGCAGCCGGCCATCAGCAGTCCGCCCGCGGCGGGCACGGCGAAGGCGCTGCCCAGGGCGGCGAGGAAGGCGAGGAGCAGCCACCAGCGGTGGCCCCGGCGCCAGTTGCGCAGGGTCACCGCGCGGTCCTGGAGCACGTCGTGCCTGCCCGCGCGGGCGGCCGAACCGGCCAGGGCCGTGTAGCGCCCGCGCCGCGTCCACGCCACGGCGGCCGCCGCGACCATGAACAGCGCGGCGCCGGCCAGTACGCCGATCCGGCGCCCGGTCAGCCCCGGCACCAGCACGCCGACGCCCGCCGCGAGAACGCCCAGCCACCACAGCGGTGCGGCTCCCGCCCGTACGACGACGGCGACCCGAGCCAGCCCCACCTGTCCTGCGCGCGCCACGTCCTGCCTCCCGTCCCGTTTCTGCCCGTCCGACACGTTTGAAGGGCGGGTCAGGCGCCGCACGGTAACGGGGCAAGCTGAGACGAGTCTGAGAACGCGTCAGCCGTCCGGGTCACTCCACGAACAGCCCCCGCGCCGCGGCCTTGGTGTCGAACTCCTCCAGCCGGGCCTGCGCGTCCGGCAGGTCGTCGCACATCGCCTCGAGCAGCACCCGGCCCAGCAGCATCGGCGCGCAGGCGGTGTCGAACGCGAGGCCCGTGCCGACGGCGGCGGGCAGCAGCAGGTCGGACACCTTGGCGACCGGCGCGAAGGCGGAGTCGGCGACCGTCACCACCATGAGCCCGGCCTCCTTGGCGTGGGTGAGCGCGTCGACGACCTCGCGCGGATGCCGGGGCAGGGCGAAGCAGAGCAGGGCGGTGGCGCCGGCCCGGACGGCGGCGTCGACGCGGTCGTGGAGCATCGTGCCGCCCTCGTTGAGCAGCCGGACGTCCGGGTGGACCTTCGCGGCGAAGTAGGCGAAGCCGTGCGCCTGGGCCGCGGCGGCCCGCAGTCCGAGCACCGGCAGCGGCCGGCTGCCGGCGAGCAGGCGGCCCGCCTCCGCCACCGGCCCGGGGTCGGCCAGCACCTCCGCCAGATGCCGCAGGTTCTCGATCTCCGCGGCCACCGCCTGCTGGTACTCGTTGCGGGAGGCGGTGCCGGCTTCCGGTTCCGCCGGGGCGACCTCGCGCAGGTGGCGGCGGAGCGCCGGGTAGCCGTCGAAGCCGAGGGCGACGGCGAAGCGGGTCACCGACGGCTGGCTGACCCCGGCCAGTTCGGCCAGCTCGACGCTCGACAGGAAGGGCACCTCGGGCGCCCGGCGCACCATGCTGTGCGCGATGCGCCGCTGGGTC
The Streptomyces sp. NBC_01723 genome window above contains:
- a CDS encoding MurR/RpiR family transcriptional regulator, producing MSGTSGAGASGGTGGADSPAARLQALFEGHRLTPTQRRIAHSMVRRAPEVPFLSSVELAELAGVSQPSVTRFAVALGFDGYPALRRHLREVAPAEPEAGTASRNEYQQAVAAEIENLRHLAEVLADPGPVAEAGRLLAGSRPLPVLGLRAAAAQAHGFAYFAAKVHPDVRLLNEGGTMLHDRVDAAVRAGATALLCFALPRHPREVVDALTHAKEAGLMVVTVADSAFAPVAKVSDLLLPAAVGTGLAFDTACAPMLLGRVLLEAMCDDLPDAQARLEEFDTKAAARGLFVE